The genome window ACAATGAACGCTAATAGTCactgaggagagagagagagttaTAGATTTTGAAAGCTACTTCACAGTTTCTTAGAACATATAAGAAGGTATCTCGTCCGCGCCGTCCGTCTACCAGAACAACAAGACCACACGAGCTCCCGCATCTACTCGCATCTACCACACACAACTTCATCAGAATGTACACCCGCACCCAGGTTCTCGCAGCTCTTGCTGCTCTTGGCGCCACCGGCGTGAACGCCGCCATGGGTCCTGCTTTCAGCACTGGTCCCGTCTCCGACGGCTCCTTCATCCGTGAAGCTACCTCGACTCTTGTCCTCCCCAACGGCCCTAGTGGCGGCTCCTCCGATGCTATCACCTCTCTGTGGGTTGGTATGGGCACCTCCAACGGTGACCTGATCCAGTCCATTGCCGACAACTGGCAGCAGAGCGACTGGACCATGTACGCCTACACTCTTAAGGAGACTAGCGGTTAGTGACCACGgaaaccaacaacaaacgaAACAATTACTTACCCGCTCCTCTCCACAGCTACCTCCCAGGAGCCCATCTACGGTGATGGCCAGGCTGACGGCACAAAGGGCGACAAGGTTACCATGCACTGTAAGTGACATTTACAAGCCGTCGTTTCTGCCTCACAGCTAAATCTCGCGATCTACAGACAAGTTCGATGACTCGACCGGCAACTACACCCAGACTGTTTTGATCAACGGCAAGACCGTCTCTACTCTCTCTACCAGCGATGGCAAGGCTCAGGGCTGGGGAAGCGCTGTCGAGTGTGCCGAGGACAACTGCGGCACTGTCGGTGCTCACTGTAAGTTGAACAATGACATTACCGAAGTATCTTCGCCGTGCTAATAATACCACTCATTAGCTTGGACCAACACCAAGATTATCCTTGATGTTGCTGACCCCAACTACATCAACACCCTCGCCAAGGGTAGCGGCGTCACTGGCGACATGTCCACCAGCGATGGTGGCAAGACCTGGACTGTTACCACCATTAACATTCCTGaattctctttctcttcctaaACGCACTGCATATTACATCAGAACCCATCTGGATATGGGGATTGCTAAGATAGTGCAGTGAT of Aspergillus luchuensis IFO 4308 DNA, chromosome 7, nearly complete sequence contains these proteins:
- a CDS encoding uncharacterized protein (COG:S;~EggNog:ENOG410PN7M;~SECRETED:SignalP(1-21)), encoding MYTRTQVLAALAALGATGVNAAMGPAFSTGPVSDGSFIREATSTLVLPNGPSGGSSDAITSLWVGMGTSNGDLIQSIADNWQQSDWTMYAYTLKETSATSQEPIYGDGQADGTKGDKVTMHYKFDDSTGNYTQTVLINGKTVSTLSTSDGKAQGWGSAVECAEDNCGTVGAHSWTNTKIILDVADPNYINTLAKGSGVTGDMSTSDGGKTWTVTTINIPEFSFSS